From Anopheles arabiensis isolate DONGOLA chromosome 3, AaraD3, whole genome shotgun sequence, a single genomic window includes:
- the LOC120901191 gene encoding protein ALP1-like — MRNAISARERLIITLRFLATGDNYRSLEYTFNVSAQTISTFIPEVCDALIEVLGSYVQLPSNQCEWLKISNDFKQQYGFPNAIGAIDGKHVQVKCPRESGSDYINYKNFFSIVLLAVVDANGNFLFADVGAKGRISDSGVLKHSRLYELLEKRMLHIPEPRPIREGEHVRVPFMLLGDSAFAFTDYCIRPFGGDPERHNHTQRKFNERHSRARRVVERAFGILSARFRVLRKAMELEPGIASKVTLAAVYLHNFIRREASIRTSDNLVFARPDADNQLTNLRSIRVRHSDRLNDIRMYLANSFSSVS, encoded by the exons AtgagaaatgctataagtgctAGAGAACGTTTGATAATAACTTTAAGATTTTTGGCAACTGGGGACAATTATAGAAGTTTGGAGTATACATTCAAC GTTTCGGCACAAACAATATCTACGTTTATCCCAGAGGTTTGCGATGCTTTAATCGAAGTTCTTGGCAGTTATGTACAG CTTCCATCAAATCAATGTGAATGGCTGAAAATTTCCAATGATTTTAAGCAGCAATACGGTTTCCCTAATGCCATCGGGGCTATTGATGGAAAGCATGTTCAAGTCAAATGCCCGCGTGAGAGTGGAAGTGACTatattaattataaaaattttTTCAGCATTGTGCTTCTTGCCGTTGTTGATGCCAATggtaattttttgtttgccgatGTTGGTGCAAAGGGAAGAATTTCGGATAGTGGGGTGTTAAAGCATTCTCGGCTATATGAGCTCTTAGAAAAAAGAATGCTACATATACCTGAACCGCGACCAATACGAGAAGGAGAACATGTAAGAGTGCCTTTTATGTTACTCGGTGATAGTGCGTTTGCTTTCACAGATTATTGTATAAGACCTTTTGGAGGCGACCCAGAACGACACAATCATACTCAGCGGAAATTTAACGAACGGCATTCCAGAGCTCGTCGCGTTGTAGAAAGAGCATTTGGGATTCTTAGCGCAAGATTTAGGGTATTAAGAAAGGCTATGGAGTTAGAACCTGGCATAGCCAGCAAAGTAACGCTAGCGGCAGTTTACCTGCATAACTTCATCCGAAGAGAAGCATCAATCAGGACTAGTGATAATTTAGTATTTGCTCGACCGGATGCAGACAATCAGCTTACAAATTTAAGAAGTATAAGAGTAAGACATAGTGACCGACTAAATGATATAAGAATGTATCTAGCAAATAGTTTTTCGTCTGTATCATAA